The genomic interval attttgtaattattaatggaaaagggAGGAAAAAAGGGatgaataaaattgtatgtgagtttgttttataaagatcaagtttatcttgctcggcacgagcCATGGTAGCGCTCGGCAAGCATCGCACTTCCATGTTTTTAAGTCTCGCATAAACTTGATATTCATCAAAAATTCACATACTATTCTCTATTGGTCCTGAAAGAATGAAGAATAAATGTGCTTATCATCGTTAGTCTTTTTAACAGAACATATCGAGgtaatttatgttattaattgGTGTAATTTGTTACGcgcttgtttttgtattttatctagTGCTTTTGTGTTGCCCTATTAAGCAATGAATTactttgcaataaataaaggagTACGAGCTATGATATAGGTTTTCTCATGTTGATTCAGCTTTAGGTGGAGTTAACATTTGGTTAAATATATTAGTCAGTGACAGCAGGTTATCAGAATAATAATACGTATAGAAATTAACCCATAGACGTTGTTCTTGAATTTGTTGTAGCTTCCGAACATGAGGATACCTCCGAATGCCACAGATAGCGAGAAGAACATCTGACCGGCTGCAGCCGCCCACACCTGTACATATAACATAATACGTTTAAACATTTGGAAAAGAACTGCAAATAGTCACATCGTTGAGATAATCTACACTTGACGCGATTTGGGAAGCTTTAAGTAACGTTCTTTTTGAAACTTTAATTCCCGATGACATACGCAAGAGACAAATTGGTATGCATACAAACTAACGTCTAATGTGGCCAGTTTGCTCCACTCGGGTACGATGAAGTATTTAACGCCGTCGATGGCACCGTCCAGCAGACAACCTCGGACCAGAAGGATGATCAGGATCACGTACGGGAACGTTGCAGTGAAGTACACAACCTAGAGAATGCAGCAAAGATAGATAAGGCCATACTAGCAGGATAGCGTACGGAAACTTGGAAGTGATGTAGCAATCATGGATATTTGTCTTACTGTGTTTGTTAGAACATTTAAATGCCATGCACTGCGCAATAAAAGTAACACAAGTGAATTAAGCCGTTCTTGTTTAATTAAAGCTTTTAAAAGGTTTTCTTGACTGACTGTAGCATAAAATATATACCTCAAACGGACCGAGCTTCAGTATGTTTGTTCAATCATGTAATAACCACGCGTACCAGAACGGGGCCATAACGTATACAATCAAAGAGAAATGTTGCTATCCAGTGGGAAATAATGTCGAACGGGTTTTATTCGCGTTTGTTTAATTTCCGGTGATATGTATTTGTGGTATTGCCTCCTCGCTAACAATGACCAATACATGGGTTTACCCGAATCCTAATATTCGTTactctaatatatatatatatatatggggttCCCATTTCTCAGACTTATCTAAAACAAATAGGTGTCACGCAGTACAGTTTATtgtataaaacttttttttttaatcaagacaCATTTATCCACGTATGCCCTGGTCAATGAAATTTTGTTTCTAGTTTCAATGACGACGTCAATTTCGCGTATAATTATAAAAGGCATTTTCAGGGGAAAACGCGCAAATTCAATTGCAATTTTTTACAGAACTAACTAACTTGTTTCAACTAACAACACAGAAGTGTATGCAAAACTTGCAAATTACATTAAACTTTGTACATGTAGGTAACCACCGTTtgtgaaataaatgacatttgtGAAGAAAGACAGTTGTGTTGCGGTGTAGACGGTTGTACTAATTGTAGTGGCCTTAACGTCGTATATAAGAATATACTCATTTAATATACACCTAGCCTTATTATGTTTCTGGTAAAACATTGAGGGCATTCGTATAAGTATTGTGAAGATACACATCCAAAATGGCAAAAATAATTGATGCGATAATTggtaaaaattcttttaaatacaaatattgaaatataaacatattctaCAATTCAGCATTTGTTCATTGAACAGTTTTAGTACTGGATATCCTCAACGTAATTCACTGGAAAACTCCAAATTCGTCCAAGATTGTTTATACAACACCGTATTAAACCATGCACTTATTATTGCACATTGTAGAAATAACTGGCAGCTTAAAACATTTGGACCGTTAAATGACGCGGTGTATCTTCAAAAATCTAGATAAAAGATTTTTGAGTCTAATATATGTTGTGGCATGCAATTTCGTTGTCAATTATACTTGTTTTTCAGACGACCTTCGTCGAGAGAACCTGAACACTTTACCAATAAACATAAAGGTTTTAATTATTACCTTTCCAGAGGACTTGATCCCTTTAATAAGGCACACAACTACAATAATCCATCCCAGGAGGAGACAAAGGGCCAGTTGCCAGATGGGGGCTGCCATATCCGAGGGATACATATTAGGGGCCTTCTGTATTACCGTTTTGCTGGAAGAAGTCAATACATGGTATAGCCGTTTGTAAATGGTAAAATGTAAagcaaacattttattataaggtaaacattaaaacatataaatttaataattacaaaTGAAGACTACTATCAGAAAAATACGCTCTTTTAAAGTGTTCGCAGCTGCGATATGGTCGCACACTCGGGGTGGTTTATTTCCAAACAGTATTGTAATTTTATCTAACAAAAATTTAATTTTACTCTCGATTCACATTCTTATCTTTCATGTAGTAGCAAATTGATTTTAGACAATAGCATTATTCCTATACACATATAGCACATTTGctgaaataatgttttattcataacaataaaTAGTCTTCTATAAATATATCGCTACTTCGTTTTGATTGTGCGTTTCAACATTGGGATGTGTTCGACCATGATATATAGTACAtgcaatatttatgatattttaagtttgttttacaAACGCGTACGAAAACGTGTATACGAATCTATATCACtttttgacaatattttaaaattgcagatatgtatttcataatcaATACAGCCATCCATACAGTAACATAATACCCAGGAATACTTGCTAGAAATATAATTCAGCAACTGCCGTGTTGGTGGTGTTGGTGCAATTGACCGTAAGACCCTCATTGAAAGTGTAGTTTGTTGTATGGCACAGGCATTTATCAACCATATCAAGGGTTGCATTGCCGGTACAGGTTTCAAGTTTGCGGGTGGTCTTTTCAACGCAACCATAGTCAAGCCATTCCTGCAAGAGATAGATTGGCGTTGTACACGAATGATCAATATAGTAACATTTATGACCAGTTTATCCCCTCGGAAAATGATAATTGATCCCTATCGGGATATTATGTTAAAACAACTGTACACATTAATACCTTAATATGTTAATTGGAGTGTATTCCAATGCGTTTTCACTCTATTTGTTGTTCATTGTTGAATAGCAACAACAACAcagaataataaaaacaaaaaaaaacatggtttAAGTCATCTTATGTTCCCAAAATAAAAAGTTTAgttctttaacatttttcataaaatgcaaGCTGCAATAAATATAGATCCTTAAACGCACATTCGTAACTGTTTGATTCATTGCAAAATCGAACATGACGATATGGTATTGAAATTTCTCTGGTCTTGTGAATCTTTAGTAAAATTTCGAAGATTTCTAAAATCGTGAAAAAGCAAATGAAGTTATAGGTACTTTCTTTGACAAACACGAGTATTAAACTATTAAAAGTAAGATAATAAAAAATTCAACTTAAATATTAGTATGAATACTACTTTCATATACTACATACTTCATAAGCTCTGTTTTATCAGTCTGAACAAAATGCAGCATGTAACTGAAGTTTATTGCTTATGCaaatgcaataaataataaatcatataatTAATCAACAAATCGCTAGGTGTATCACATGTCATCAGTTGAAGCCTCTTTATTGAATTGATAAGGTGTCGGCAGCCGACATGCCATATTTGATTTCAGCAAATCCTGGTTACGACACATATAACAGACAAAAGCATGTAACTTAAATGGAACAAGCACACCATAAAAACTTTAACACGTGCTATATTTATACAACATCTGTGTGACGCAAGAGACatgtttaaaaacatacatacataataatatttatactttgTACATACGTCTTAAACACTTACATCTCTGCACGTTGTCCATGGCAAAACCTTCTGCATTGAGGCAAAGAGGTAATACAGTGTATATGATACGATCACGTTGTAGTAGGTTGAGGCGACCAGAGATATAACTCCCATGGAGATACCAATACCTGCGAGAACATAATTACggtttatattataaatgaaaaaatgcgCAACGAGTCTGAACTATGAAATGCGccattattaagaaaaaaataacatgttattACACAAACCTGGATTTCCAGATGCAATCGTCATCTCAATACATGATTAGTTTTAATTTACTCTTTGTAATTTATGTTCCGCCGCATGTAGTATTGGAAAAAATCTACTCTTGATTaaaaatgttgatataatatatatatgtctatAAGTTAAACTTTTTTGAATAACGTCAAGATAATAGTATATCGTTTACATGAATTGAATGTTAATAAtgatcattatttaaatatatcaacGAAAATATACCCATATAAAGGAAGTGTATGTCAATTGTAGTCCAAACAATCCGCCTACGTGTTTTGCTTGGAGTAATACAATGTGAAGATCATGACGAATGagaatatataatgatatatcggTAAACGAAAATACTACATagtacatagaggatatttgttggagcTGGTGGACAATCGATTTTAACTAACgagtgataaaaaaatatatatttgcttcTATGATCACGTGTGAATTAAAATAGACTTTCCCccgaataaaacacatttttctttgtaGTGTAtgccaaatatttatttttgtattttttgccagtaaaacatttttaactgtttgaaacggtaaaatgtcagttttatttcactgttaTTTCTCTATAAATCTCCGAAAAGCATAACATAAACTTCATTATAAGCGAAAAAAGGTATATGGTTAGTGCAACAATTACCTTTCGCACAGGGGTTCATGGCCCATATACCGGTTGGGCCTCGTCCACAATATTGGCTCACTATGAGCTCCATCATATACATAGGCTTGCCGATCAGGATCTGCAGAATTATGTAGGCGATGACAAAGGCAGCTAAAATAACAGATAATAAAATGCATAGATATATGTATACAAGGTACAAGAAAAGCTATATTCGTGATGTTCTAGATCGTTggtcaaacataaaataatataactttACAAAAATATAAAGCTATTTATAATTTCGCATGTCCAAATAAATTTTTTGTCCTTATGTTATTCATAACAGAGTGGTGCTCAGTTGCATTTAAGGGATATGAGAGAGTCTGTTGGTCCCTCCAATTATCCATTGATAGATGTTTAAATATTAAGTGAAGAATTATTTGTACACCAAGTAAGCTTTTACAAATGTTTTCCCATTCGTATTAACTGAACAGTCGTAGGATGTGGGATGTCTATAAATGATGTGTGCCAAAACTTATACTGAATGCAGTAACAGTCAGCATACACTGTCGAAGATGAAGTTCTTTTCAAAGCAGACCAACACGTACTGATATTTGATGACTTTTGCAAAAAAGGCCGAATATAGTCTGATTCTGCTCAATTATTAAAGTGATCGATATGCAATACACAAACAATGCGACATCGTGTATACCTCCGCCATTTTCATACGCCAGGTATGAGAATCGCCAAACGTTTCCCAGGCCAACGGAGAGGCCTATGCAAGAAAGAAGAAACTCTGCCTTGTTGGTCCATTCCCCTCGCTCGATTTCCTCCTCGACCTTGAACTCTTTTTCTACGTCAGTGTGCAATGATGGATTGCTTTGGCTGGCGGCGTAAGGGGGCTAAAAATTGTATCTTTTTGTACATGTTCTTCATTTGATACGTAGGAACTACCTAATAAAAGATTTAGTGGACTCATTATTGGTGTTCTGTGTAGTGGGGAAAAATAGCACATTTTTGCACTATTGAATTTATTTCTTtagtttgaacatatttattcaaacaaaGAAACATCATTCATACATACAATATCATACAACATTTAacatatattcaagtttgaaaggatTGGAACGGAAGACACAGTCCTATTTTGTTCTTCTCCCTTGCTATATAAAGAGTTGCATGTTATCGGACATAATTGGTTATATAAGGCAAAAATAATAGTACGGTTAGACATAGAAGCTCCAATTATGGAGTTTCATTTGCACAATACAcataatgtatataataataagttgtcatttttttaattgaagatgaTAAAGATGAAAGTTaggaaagaaaagaaagaaaacttTTGTGGAGGTTAGTTTGGTCTCAAGTGAAAAAAGAAAGTGAGTCGTTCTGTAGCATATTTATGTATCAAATTGGttgctttttataataaaattttgaactgcatcagctattttagcaTTTGGGATGAAGTCACTAGTTTCGTCTCCATAAAGAAAAGTTTCAACGCATGGGACAGAAAAAATGGATATTGTGTTAAGAAGTTCACCACGAATATGTATATGCTGAATGCAATCAAGAAAGTAGTATGACGTAGTTTCATGGAGTCCACAGAGACAATGAGGAGATGTAATAATGTTGCGGCTAAAGAGATGATCATTTAAGGCGCTACATTTGGTTCTTAAGCGCGAAAATAACAATTGAGAACGTCTATCgaaatatgaaaataaaggatTAGAAGTCGGTCGATCAATGTTAATAAGTCTTTTAAAGGAATTGAGCGTTTGGGCATGTTTGATGTCGTTGGGAAGATGATTCCATTCAGAAACAGTAGATGGTAGGAGCGAACTTGAATACAGTGATATTCGGGCTTGAATTGTTTGTAGATGTGATGCATTTCTTAGAGAGTAATTGTTACGTGAACCAACTGTTGGAGGCAAGAGGGATTGAATGTAGTTTGGGACATTGGGggaattcattttatacattaatatgtaTTTGTGTTTGCGTCTACGTTGGCTGATGGTTTCCCACCCTAGCTCATTTAAAAAAGCCTTTTTAAGACACTAAACGTGTGCATCCAGATGTTATTTGCGCGGCTTCATTATGGATTTTTTCgagttcatctttttcatattgtgtacaattatcaaaaacagtgtctgaatattcaagaattggtcttatAAAagcaaagtatatttttttctcgAGCTTTTTTCTATCAAGAATTGTTTTAAGTCGACACATTATATGGACTCATTTCCATGCTTATTCCTTTACATACGATGTATGTGCATGCCACGTACAGTCATTAGACATAAATACTCCTAAGTGTTTATGGACATCAACAATCGGTATATTAACAGTCTGCATAGTCAATGACGGGTGGGGCTGTTGGTTTATTTTTCTAGATATTAACATCGATTCGGATTTTAAGGGGTTAAAACTAACTTACAATTTATCCGCCCACCTAGAGAATTTATCAATATCTGATTGTAAAACGGCTGCAGTTTTAATTTGATGAGTTTACAACCATAAAAAGACTGGTTTCATCTGCAAACAAATGGATGTGTGCTTGTATAtcggtaataatatcatttatatacactaGGAACATGAGCGGCCCTACAAAAGAACCTTGAGGGACATCGGCAAGAACATTAATAAGATCGGAATGCGATCAGAAAGATAGTTAGACAAAAAAAAATCCTCCGATTCCAGCTTGTTGCAGTTTGAATAATACACTTTTATGACTCTGTCGAAAGCtttgcttataaaaaaaatacaactctgacctATAAGCCATTGTCAAGAGCTCAGCAAAATCTATTATAAATGTATGTTAGTTGATTAACAGTCTAATCACCAGGCAAGAAACCAGATTGAATGGGCGCACAGAATGAGTTGGCGTTGCATTTAGAAAATTAATaatgtgtttgtgtaatattCTCTCAAAGACCTCCTCAGTAGTATTAAGAAGAGATAAAGGTCGGTAATTAGACATTAGGGCTGGATCACCCTTTTGGAAAACCGGGCACACATTTACAATcttccaacaagaaggcattgTGCAGGAATGTAGACAAAAGTTAAACACATCGCACAATGGGTAATTTAACTGATACATAGCTTCTTTTAGAATACGATTGTCTATTCCATCAGGGCTGGAAGCTTTTCCAACCTTAAGACATTTTATTGAGTCGTTGACTTCTCATGTGTGATATGAATAGAATGAAGTCTGTTATCGTTTGCGTTGTGCATATATGGGAGATCGTGATTTCTGTCATAAATAGAGCACTGGCTTGCAAAATACTTGTTTAACATATCAGCTTCACATGTGTCTTCCGCTAAAAAGGTACTTGTTTGATCATCGTTAAGAGGAGGGATTGAGTTGTATGGCTAGCTGGGATAAATTTTCGGAGCGTCTTCCACCAGTCTTTTGCGCAAAGTTCAGAAGACTTAATTTTATTAGAACTATTGCTGAAATATTCGTTTTTTGAATAACGTAAAAGTAAAACAGTCTCATTTCTGGCACGAAATTTGACCAGTTAATTACAGTATAAGATTGTTTGGCCTTTTGGTATAGACGTTTTCGTTACCGAATTTGtttctttattatattgtttatccATGAAGAACAAGAGCATATACATACATTATTGTTAGGAATACAATTGCTGgcaatttttaatattgttttggtAATATGTTCAGCATATACATCAATATTTTCGGATTTAAGTAGATCCCAACAAGTGTCTGTCATAAATTGTCGTAATTTTAAATAATCCCCAATGTCGTAACGCCAGATATGTCGAAAAAAGGTTTTGCATTTCGGTTTTGTAAATTTCAATGTCACGAAAACTGGGCAGTGATACCGAATAGAATGATCTAAAAAGGGTTCACATATTCCAGAGAGTAATACAGTATTCTCATTTCTTACAAAGATTAAGTCAATAATGGAAAAAGATTTCTCAGTGTAATGTGTTAGTTCATAGATAAGTTGCGTTAGATCATATTTGAGACATCATTCGTTGGTGTTTCGTGCCGATGGTTTAACGAGAGCATTTATATTCAAATCACCTGAAATACTAATATCGTTTATTCGTGTTTCTcttgcaatataaagaagtgaaactccagctgctggagcagtattgaattttcattaaaaacaattagttggtcctttatttaaggcaagtgaccgattgcccaaacagtacaaaacagcacaatacagcacaatacaaaccaacataaacacaaaatatgaataaagctggggtcaccgcctagGAACGGTCAacgcaaagcattgggggtttaaacctggttatagagcgcccAACCTCACACTTGGGccagcaatatttataatacatttaagtgtaaataaaatttaacgtcatagcattgtaactcaaattaaacaataataaaagggaattaaaacgcattcaatttaattactatttaattactcaattgcattgaagatacaagagtaacagaattacaactttttcacgaacgatcaaataaaactattaacaattgtcaactacattccttctttatagaaaagatttgagaatgtagaatcatagagttaatatctcagataatcatcgcgcaaatacaggaagaagcagcaataatgggtgtaaaaattccatattacatagcttggttgtttatgtgactgctaaacatattaaaaatagttaaatcaaacaagaaacgcctatcagagagaaaatataaataaaatggaacattataaacccaatgacctatgcatgtagattacaactgggaaagtcggtcgtatgacgtcacaaaaatccataatgacataatgacgtgaacaaattccaagggcagtactaaataaaaatattaatggggctgtgctactaataaaacaagtttacgtgatttaatattaagaagcaaatgaatacaaatggtaattccattaaagcgacattattggaatcaaacagtatataggtgttttgacaactgaagacagaaatgatttgatgtacgatttgagtccaaatgtagtttacatgcaaatttgttcatacgacacaatgacacaattttattcaacagtgaaaaatgcctataatgtagtattcatgcagatttgttcatacgacacaatgacaaaattttattcaacagtgaaaaatgcctataatatcactaatgattccaaattttaagggaagaaagatatagtgaatcgaaaaccatcaaacacgtgtttttaagtacataagcatcgtatccttttgataaaaacaagttaattaaattgaaaagtttaatatgaacatttggtttaacatattttaatttgcggacacgcttcaaaacatctccataaaatgatggatgggagattccattatttaaatgccattttaatgaaacattatattttgaaattaaatcaccatacttagagtaaaatctagcaaatttatttcttaggtaatgatacaaaaagccttgttttagcaattttttagttaatattagattacgatcattaaaatctttaatacacgaacatgctctagcataacgtaccaactgcgaaatgtaaataccataggaaggtcctttagggatgttgccatctagaaatggaaaattcacaatttcaaagttaaaatcgtcccgtttgtcgtataaactagttttgatcaaattattattaatagttaaatgtaagtctaaatacgcagcgtctgtattggatatacacgatctatttaagactagttcttttgggtagattttgtgaatatattgttcaaataatggattatctaaattaagtatgtcatcaatgtacctactagtaaggttaaaacaattaatcaaatctacttgcttagttttagataattctaacataaattcgctttcataagaCCTATTGAATCTTCGATGGATTTCATGTACAAACTATCCGCACTAGGTGGTCTATACAAAACGCCAAACAAAATATACTATTTTTTGGGAGAAAGACTTCAATCCATAGGCATTCCACGTTATTTAATTCAAGTTCATGTCTaagtttaaaagaaatattttcattGACGTATATTGCAACGCCACCATGTGCGTCTGTGAGATCCTTTCGAATAGGCTGGTGGAAGCCGTCGAAGAGGAGATCAGACGATGGAATAGATTcatttaaccatgtttcagtaaagCCAATTATGTCAAAGTCACGTAGACCTGTGTACATAATATCTATTTTGTGCAGCAGACTTTGAATATTGTAGTGCACAAAACTTAAATGGTTTGTTGATTGAGTTTTGTGAAAGGATGATGAAGAGTTTGAATCTGTGTTAAAAGATTGATAAGACAAAGTAGGCCCGGGATTTGGATGTACATCACCTGGTTGTAATAAAACTATAGAGGACCAAAATCATGTAACAGCAAAGAGGAagcacttgattttttttttgagaaaTCAAATACCAGTGTGTTTCTTTTTTCCTAACAAAATGCGTTTACATGTGTGTTCGACACTAAgtgatatatttattgatttgtaaatgTAAAATTGCAGAGAAAGGAGGCTGATAACATTTAGCCATAAGTGACATTCAAATAATAAGTGTAGCAGTATTGGACAAATAGCTGATGATCTATATACATTTATGACAGCGTTTTCTGGTCTATGTTTAGTGTACAACACGATAATGATATGCTCCAAGGAAAACGAGATAGGACATACACGCTGACATGACACGTGTGTTACATTTGACCATACGTATACATTTCGTCACGGCTGATGTTAAGATTTTATTACACCGGTTGCTACAGAACTGCATCAGATGAGAACTTAAGCGATGAGAGAGACGCGAAAATAGAAGGACACAAGGGCAAAGAAAGGATGATACCATGGTTGGTAACATTGTCGTGATAAGTAATGTTGTGCTGGATGTATTAATGTGAACATAATACAAAAGAACTAGAAATAGCATTGCATAACAATCATGTTTTACAAAACCGTACACGCTTACATATTAAGGTGTATAGGATATTAAGCATAGAGTAGcaataatgttttacaaagaAACAGTTCTACTTGATAGAATAAACAGTACAGTAGCAAGTTAACTGATATCAACTCCAACGCTAATACAACAACACGTAAATAAAAGCGCAGGCACATACATgcaaaacaatgttaaataaataaagatgCATCATTGCCCAAGTCTATTCATAGACTTATGCGGTGCAgtacaatttaataattatgagACATTTAGCCTTCATTGTAtgaataattgatttatttgataCCTTTCAAAAAATCAATGTAAACGTGGAGTGATAGATTCCGTCTCGTGTTTGTGTTATTGAGAATTTGTGATTCAC from Dreissena polymorpha isolate Duluth1 chromosome 1, UMN_Dpol_1.0, whole genome shotgun sequence carries:
- the LOC127865461 gene encoding sodium- and chloride-dependent neutral and basic amino acid transporter B(0+)-like → MGNKNKKENGDTKPPPYAASQSNPSLHTDVEKEFKVEEEIERGEWTNKAEFLLSCIGLSVGLGNVWRFSYLAYENGGAAFVIAYIILQILIGKPMYMMELIVSQYCGRGPTGIWAMNPCAKGIGISMGVISLVASTYYNVIVSYTLYYLFASMQKVLPWTTCRDEWLDYGCVEKTTRKLETCTGNATLDMVDKCLCHTTNYTFNEGLTVNCTNTTNTAVAELYFYKMFALHFTIYKRLYHVLTSSSKTVIQKAPNMYPSDMAAPIWQLALCLLLGWIIVVVCLIKGIKSSGKVVYFTATFPYVILIILLVRGCLLDGAIDGVKYFIVPEWSKLATLDVWAAAAGQMFFSLSVAFGGILMFGSYNKFKNNVYGDALIISSMDLITSIIAGFVVFTNLGGMAKAIGVSVQDVAKGGYGLAFVAYPEALSKLPPNQLWSILFFFMLFTLGLDSQFGFLETTLVCIQDEFPQLRKYKTHMCIGFGVALYLIALPCITNGGDYVVTLLDFFGADFSVLFIAVCESIAIMWVYGVKRFMKDCEYMLGHAPRPMYFWAFCWSVCAPFLTGALFLYRMIKFKSPEITKGVPYPLFARGIGFALTALVLIPIPLTFLYTFFTAKGTVFERLRTITTPDDTWGPNDGSMKHRLVNTVEMVAKHGIDNPEVVAKGDVYTHL